From Pandoraea norimbergensis, the proteins below share one genomic window:
- the cheZ gene encoding protein phosphatase CheZ encodes MSVTHDASTEWPVEPNGAAPAGDPAERMLMRIGQLTRMLRDNLRELGLDKQLEQAAEAIPDARDRLNYVATMTEQAAVRALTAIELAKPIQERLEVDANALDARWEKWFDQPLELEDARKLVTETRGYLRRVPEDTRATNAHLMEIMMAQDFQDLTGQVIKKIMEVVQEIEKHLFQTLLENMPPEKRKEAEDSLLNGPQVKKEGRTDIVSDQEQVDDLLASLGF; translated from the coding sequence CTGAGCGTGACCCACGACGCGAGCACTGAATGGCCGGTCGAGCCCAACGGGGCCGCGCCGGCAGGAGACCCGGCCGAGCGCATGCTCATGCGCATCGGGCAATTGACGCGCATGCTGCGCGACAACCTGCGCGAACTCGGCCTGGATAAACAACTCGAGCAAGCTGCCGAGGCTATCCCCGACGCGCGCGACCGGCTGAACTACGTCGCGACGATGACGGAACAGGCCGCCGTGCGTGCGCTCACCGCGATTGAGCTGGCCAAGCCCATTCAGGAGCGGCTGGAAGTCGACGCCAACGCGCTCGACGCGCGCTGGGAGAAGTGGTTCGACCAGCCGCTCGAACTCGAAGATGCGCGCAAGCTGGTCACCGAGACGCGCGGCTACCTGCGCCGGGTGCCCGAAGACACTCGCGCGACCAATGCCCATCTGATGGAAATCATGATGGCGCAAGACTTTCAGGATCTGACCGGTCAGGTCATCAAGAAGATCATGGAAGTCGTGCAGGAGATCGAGAAGCACCTGTTCCAGACGCTGCTCGAGAACATGCCGCCCGAGAAGCGCAAGGAAGCGGAAGACTCCCTGCTCAACGGTCCGCAGGTCAAAAAAGAAGGTCGCACGGACATCGTGTCCGATCAAGAGCAGGTCGATGACCTGCTTGCCAGCCTCGGGTTCTGA
- the cheY gene encoding chemotaxis response regulator CheY: MVDKNLKFLVVDDFPTMRRIVRNLLKELGFSNVDEAEDGAAALAKLRGGSFEFVVSDWNMPNMDGLTMLQQIRADPNLSKLPVLMVTAEAKKENIIAAAQAGASGYVVKPFTAATLDEKLGKIFEKMEKTGA; encoded by the coding sequence ATGGTAGACAAGAACTTGAAGTTTCTGGTCGTCGACGATTTCCCGACGATGCGCCGGATTGTGCGAAACCTGCTCAAAGAGCTGGGTTTCTCGAACGTCGACGAAGCCGAAGACGGCGCGGCGGCGCTGGCTAAGCTGCGCGGCGGCAGTTTCGAATTCGTGGTCTCGGACTGGAACATGCCGAACATGGACGGCCTGACGATGCTCCAGCAGATTCGCGCCGACCCGAACCTCTCGAAGCTGCCGGTGCTGATGGTGACTGCCGAAGCCAAGAAGGAAAACATCATCGCTGCCGCGCAGGCGGGGGCGAGCGGGTATGTGGTCAAGCCGTTCACGGCCGCCACCCTGGATGAAAAGCTGGGCAAGATCTTCGAGAAAATGGAAAAGACGGGGGCCTGA
- a CDS encoding protein-glutamate methylesterase/protein-glutamine glutaminase, producing MTEIINAQPDMTVVATAPDPLVARDLIKQHNPDVLTLDVEMPRMDGLDFLEKLMRLRPMPVLMVSSLTERGSEVTLRALELGAVDFVTKPRLGIRDGMLEYGEMIADKIRAAARARVRSAPPKSATPAPIEAAPLLRNPLVSTEKLIIIGASTGGTEAIREVLVPMPPDAPAILITQHMPAGFTKSFAQRLNGLCRITVKEAEHGERVLPGHAYIAPGGDTHLQLSRSGANYVALLDPAPPVNRHRPSVDVLFRSAAVHAGRNAIGVILTGMGRDGAAGLVEMRRAGAHTFAQDEASCIVFGMPREAIAMGGAEEVVPLSEMARKVLHQVAKFGERTQRV from the coding sequence ATGACCGAGATCATCAATGCGCAACCGGACATGACGGTGGTGGCGACCGCACCCGACCCGCTGGTCGCGCGCGATCTCATCAAACAACACAACCCTGACGTGCTCACGCTCGACGTCGAAATGCCGCGCATGGACGGTCTGGACTTCCTCGAGAAGCTCATGCGTCTGCGGCCGATGCCGGTGTTGATGGTGTCGTCGCTGACCGAGCGCGGCTCGGAAGTCACGCTGCGTGCGCTGGAACTGGGCGCGGTCGACTTCGTGACCAAGCCGCGTCTGGGTATTCGCGACGGCATGCTCGAGTACGGCGAGATGATTGCCGACAAGATTCGCGCTGCGGCGCGCGCCCGCGTGCGCAGTGCACCGCCCAAGAGCGCAACGCCGGCACCGATCGAAGCGGCGCCGCTGTTGCGCAACCCGCTGGTGTCGACTGAGAAGTTGATCATCATCGGCGCGTCGACGGGCGGGACCGAAGCGATTCGCGAAGTGCTCGTGCCGATGCCGCCCGATGCGCCTGCGATTCTGATTACGCAACATATGCCGGCCGGCTTTACCAAGTCGTTCGCGCAGCGCCTGAACGGGCTTTGCCGTATCACGGTGAAGGAAGCCGAACATGGCGAGCGCGTTCTGCCGGGCCACGCGTACATTGCGCCGGGCGGCGACACCCACTTGCAGCTCTCGCGTAGCGGTGCCAACTATGTGGCGTTGCTCGACCCGGCACCGCCGGTGAATCGACATCGGCCGTCGGTCGATGTATTGTTTCGCTCCGCAGCGGTCCACGCCGGGCGCAATGCGATCGGGGTAATCCTCACGGGGATGGGCCGCGACGGTGCGGCTGGGCTGGTGGAGATGCGCCGGGCAGGCGCGCACACGTTTGCGCAGGACGAAGCGAGCTGCATCGTGTTCGGCATGCCGCGCGAAGCCATTGCGATGGGCGGGGCCGAAGAGGTCGTGCCCCTGTCGGAGATGGCGCGCAAAGTGCTGCATCAGGTCGCGAAATTTGGCGAACGCACGCAACGAGTATAG
- the cheD gene encoding chemoreceptor glutamine deamidase CheD — MAQPLAEALATNHYFDSAFNTRAVKLLPSEYFVTTEDIMLVTVLGSCVAACVRDNVTGIGGMNHFMLPDDGESDRDRLLSASMRYGAYAMEMLINELIKLGARRERLEAKVFGGGAVLAGMTTLNIGDRNANFVLRYLETEQIRVTAQDLLGPHPRKVCFLPRTGRVMVKKLGDRGDPAIAQREQAYAQRLRTREVRGSVELFAPPARTAKPRPGPDNRKMEEA; from the coding sequence ATGGCGCAGCCGCTGGCCGAAGCCCTCGCGACCAATCATTACTTCGACAGCGCGTTCAATACCCGCGCCGTCAAACTGCTGCCGTCCGAATACTTCGTCACGACCGAAGACATCATGCTCGTGACGGTGCTGGGCTCGTGTGTGGCCGCGTGTGTGCGCGACAACGTCACGGGCATCGGTGGCATGAATCACTTCATGCTGCCCGACGACGGCGAGAGCGACCGCGACCGGTTGCTCTCGGCATCGATGCGCTACGGCGCGTATGCCATGGAAATGCTCATCAACGAGCTGATCAAGCTCGGGGCACGCCGTGAGCGGCTCGAAGCCAAGGTGTTTGGCGGCGGCGCCGTGCTGGCGGGCATGACCACATTGAACATCGGGGATCGCAACGCGAACTTTGTGTTGCGCTATCTCGAGACCGAGCAGATTCGCGTGACCGCGCAGGATCTGCTCGGACCGCATCCGCGCAAGGTGTGCTTTCTGCCGCGCACCGGCCGGGTGATGGTCAAGAAACTGGGCGATCGCGGAGACCCGGCGATTGCACAGCGCGAACAGGCGTATGCGCAGCGACTGCGCACACGCGAAGTACGGGGCTCCGTAGAACTCTTTGCGCCACCGGCCAGAACCGCCAAGCCTCGGCCGGGGCCTGACAACCGAAAAATGGAGGAGGCTTGA
- a CDS encoding CheR family methyltransferase, producing MTDSRITSHTTRRGTPGNEGGDGSRSTEFARASGAALAGERDFAFSLADFGRIRNLIYQRAGIALAEHKREMVYSRIARRLRALGMTSFTEYLDMLEADTGDSEWESFTNALTTNLTSFFRESHHFPLLAEFIRNRAKPISIWCCAASTGEEPYSIAMTLVDTLGSRPNASVIATDVDTQVLARASAAVYNGEQTGKLSQEQLRRHFLRGTGANAGKIKVRPELQQLVTFAPLNLLAPSWQLGGPFDVIFCRNVMIYFDKATQARILERFVPLLKPDGLLFAGHSENFTYVSRAFRLRGQTVYELAGTGARGA from the coding sequence ATGACTGACTCGCGCATTACCTCGCATACGACGCGTCGCGGCACCCCCGGTAACGAGGGTGGCGACGGCAGCCGCAGCACGGAGTTTGCCCGTGCCAGCGGGGCTGCGCTCGCGGGCGAGCGCGACTTCGCGTTCTCGCTGGCCGACTTCGGCCGCATTCGCAATCTGATTTATCAGCGTGCGGGCATCGCGCTGGCCGAACACAAGCGTGAGATGGTCTACAGCCGCATCGCACGGCGGCTGCGCGCGCTCGGCATGACGAGCTTCACCGAATACCTCGACATGCTCGAAGCCGACACCGGCGACAGCGAGTGGGAGTCGTTCACCAACGCGCTCACGACCAACCTCACGTCGTTCTTCCGCGAATCGCATCACTTCCCGCTGCTCGCCGAGTTCATCCGCAACCGCGCCAAGCCGATCTCGATCTGGTGCTGTGCAGCCTCGACCGGCGAAGAGCCGTATTCGATTGCGATGACGCTGGTCGATACGCTGGGCTCACGGCCCAACGCCAGCGTGATTGCGACCGACGTCGACACGCAGGTGCTTGCGCGCGCTTCAGCAGCGGTCTACAACGGCGAGCAAACCGGCAAGCTCTCGCAAGAGCAACTGCGCCGCCACTTTCTGCGTGGCACGGGCGCGAACGCCGGAAAGATCAAGGTGCGTCCCGAATTACAGCAACTGGTCACGTTTGCGCCGCTCAACCTGCTCGCCCCGTCGTGGCAGCTGGGCGGGCCGTTCGACGTGATCTTCTGCCGCAACGTGATGATCTATTTCGACAAGGCGACGCAGGCGCGCATTCTCGAGCGCTTCGTGCCGTTGCTTAAACCGGACGGGCTGCTCTTCGCGGGGCATTCCGAGAACTTCACGTATGTGAGCCGGGCGTTCCGTCTGCGCGGGCAGACGGTGTACGAACTGGCCGGCACCGGAGCAAGGGGAGCCTGA
- a CDS encoding methyl-accepting chemotaxis protein — protein sequence MMQLSLKAKLWSALALMWLGLLLLGGWASWHERGTMLAERRDAVQDIVTTADGIVRDYAAQAAAGKMPEAEAKQQAMARLKSMRYGDGGSGYVVIFDTKPTVLMHPTLADLVNKDVSTYKDSNGKLLYVEMARVAKDKGAGFVDYYGRVAGSDKRMAKLSFVKYFAPWDWGFMSGVYVQDVDDAFLATLLRYGIVLLLIGGIVTAAMVAIIRNVQRSLGGEPEYAAEIAQRIAAGDLQSHVNVAAGDNTSLLFAMQRMQHTLADTIGQIRQGTESITTAAQQIAAGNTDLSARTEQQAASLEETASSMEQLTATVRQNADNARQASQLAVTASEIASRGGQVAGQVGTTMDGISASSSKIVDIISVIDGIAFQTNILALNAAVEAARAGEQGRGFAVVAGEVRTLAQRSASAAKEIKALIEESSRRVQDGTSQVAQAGQTMEEIVQAVKRVTDIMGEISAASAEQSNGIEQVNRAVTQMDEVTQQNAALVEEAAAAAGALESQAHELRAAVSVFQTSGAGSASIHAMSATRRENTPQPFARAA from the coding sequence ATGATGCAGTTGAGTCTCAAGGCAAAACTCTGGTCCGCGCTCGCGCTGATGTGGCTGGGTCTTTTATTGCTCGGCGGTTGGGCGTCGTGGCATGAGCGCGGCACGATGCTGGCCGAGCGGCGAGATGCCGTGCAGGACATCGTGACCACCGCCGACGGCATCGTGCGCGATTACGCCGCACAGGCCGCTGCGGGCAAGATGCCTGAGGCCGAGGCCAAACAGCAGGCAATGGCACGTCTGAAGTCGATGCGCTACGGCGACGGCGGCAGCGGCTATGTGGTCATCTTCGACACCAAGCCGACCGTGCTCATGCACCCGACGCTCGCCGATCTGGTGAACAAAGACGTCTCCACCTACAAGGATTCGAACGGCAAGCTGCTCTATGTCGAAATGGCCCGCGTGGCCAAAGACAAGGGCGCGGGCTTCGTCGACTATTACGGGCGAGTGGCCGGCAGCGACAAGCGCATGGCCAAGCTCTCGTTCGTGAAGTACTTCGCGCCGTGGGACTGGGGTTTCATGAGCGGCGTGTATGTGCAGGACGTCGACGACGCGTTCCTCGCGACGCTGCTGCGCTACGGCATCGTGCTGTTGCTCATCGGCGGCATCGTCACGGCGGCCATGGTCGCGATCATCCGCAATGTGCAGCGCAGCCTTGGCGGCGAGCCTGAATACGCGGCAGAAATTGCGCAACGCATTGCGGCGGGCGATCTGCAAAGCCATGTGAACGTCGCCGCCGGCGACAACACCAGCCTGCTGTTCGCGATGCAGCGCATGCAACACACGCTGGCCGACACCATCGGACAGATTCGTCAGGGCACCGAGTCCATCACGACGGCCGCGCAGCAGATTGCGGCGGGCAATACCGATCTGTCGGCGCGTACGGAACAACAAGCCGCTTCGCTGGAAGAAACTGCGTCGTCGATGGAGCAGCTCACGGCGACCGTCCGGCAGAACGCCGACAACGCGCGTCAGGCCAGCCAACTCGCGGTGACCGCGTCGGAGATCGCCTCGCGTGGCGGTCAGGTGGCCGGGCAGGTCGGCACGACGATGGATGGCATTTCCGCCAGCTCCAGCAAGATCGTGGACATCATCAGCGTGATCGACGGCATTGCCTTCCAGACGAACATTCTCGCCCTGAACGCCGCCGTGGAAGCCGCGCGTGCAGGCGAGCAAGGCCGTGGCTTCGCGGTGGTGGCGGGCGAAGTGCGCACGCTGGCCCAGCGCAGCGCGTCGGCCGCGAAAGAAATCAAGGCACTGATCGAAGAGTCGTCGCGCCGGGTGCAGGACGGCACCTCGCAGGTCGCACAAGCGGGCCAGACGATGGAAGAGATCGTGCAGGCGGTCAAGCGCGTGACCGACATCATGGGCGAAATTTCGGCGGCGTCGGCCGAGCAGTCGAACGGTATCGAGCAGGTCAATCGTGCCGTGACCCAGATGGACGAAGTCACGCAACAGAATGCGGCACTCGTGGAAGAGGCGGCCGCGGCCGCCGGGGCATTGGAATCGCAGGCGCACGAACTGCGCGCGGCGGTTTCGGTATTCCAGACGAGCGGGGCGGGCAGCGCAAGTATTCATGCGATGAGTGCCACGCGTCGCGAAAACACGCCGCAACCGTTCGCTCGCGCGGCATAA
- a CDS encoding methyl-accepting chemotaxis protein, with amino-acid sequence MFKNVTIRARLTLALGLFMVLLVVGAAVGLLSLRQSNASLQDMYTNDMASSRALAQTTLSTLSARVTLARIEFIADPSEIKTAIDGVRNNLKKADDAWATYAALPMSDGEKPLADAAIATRSKVVNEGILPALKAIESGDIPDFHAKTVMDVPRLFGDYTKAMTTLADLQVKNAQDRYDVAQTRYTLVMWMVGIGLIVGLVVGLITQITLTRAIVGPIDDAIKHFEKIAGGDLTQRIDVWNDTETGRLFKGVKHMQDSLVRTVAEVRSGTESITSAAQQIAAGNTDLSARTEQQAASLEETASSMEQLTATVKQNADNARQASQLAVNASDIAARGGDVVGKVVGTMQGISTSSSKIVDIISVIDGIAFQTNILALNAAVEAARAGEQGRGFAVVAGEVRTLAQRSAAAAKEIKELIEDSAHKVEDGSALVEQAGQTMEEIVQAVKRVTDIMGEISAASAEQSGGIEQVNRAVTQMDEVTQQNAALVEEAAAAAGSLEEQANRLKSVVSVFRLDASQAAGSHAGHAAHAAPALAAAPAPRAVARPPVRKTAAPAPAAAPKAAAPKAAPAAAPLRRPAPATAAPAARTGTDDANGDWETF; translated from the coding sequence TCACCATCCGGGCACGGCTGACGCTGGCGCTTGGACTCTTCATGGTGCTGCTGGTCGTCGGCGCCGCGGTGGGGCTCTTGTCGCTGCGACAGAGCAACGCGTCGTTGCAGGATATGTACACGAACGACATGGCGTCGTCGCGTGCCCTCGCACAGACCACGCTCTCCACGCTCTCCGCACGTGTGACCCTGGCGCGCATCGAGTTCATCGCCGATCCGAGTGAAATCAAGACGGCCATCGACGGGGTGCGCAACAACCTCAAGAAGGCTGACGATGCGTGGGCCACCTACGCCGCGCTGCCGATGAGCGATGGCGAAAAGCCGCTGGCCGACGCGGCCATCGCCACCCGCAGCAAAGTCGTGAACGAAGGCATTCTGCCCGCGCTCAAGGCGATCGAATCGGGCGACATTCCCGATTTCCACGCCAAGACCGTGATGGACGTGCCGCGCCTGTTCGGCGATTACACCAAGGCGATGACGACGCTGGCCGACCTTCAGGTCAAGAATGCGCAAGATCGTTACGACGTGGCGCAGACCCGCTACACGCTGGTGATGTGGATGGTCGGTATCGGCCTGATCGTGGGTCTGGTGGTCGGTCTGATCACGCAGATCACGCTCACGCGCGCCATCGTCGGCCCGATCGACGACGCCATCAAGCACTTCGAAAAAATCGCCGGCGGCGACCTCACGCAGCGCATCGACGTGTGGAACGACACCGAGACCGGCCGCCTGTTCAAGGGCGTGAAGCACATGCAGGACAGCCTCGTGCGTACCGTCGCCGAAGTGCGTTCGGGCACCGAGTCGATCACGTCCGCTGCGCAACAGATCGCCGCAGGCAACACCGATCTGTCGGCGCGTACGGAGCAACAGGCTGCCTCGCTGGAAGAAACCGCCTCGTCGATGGAGCAGCTCACCGCCACCGTCAAGCAGAACGCGGATAACGCCCGTCAGGCGAGCCAGCTCGCGGTGAATGCATCGGATATCGCGGCACGCGGCGGTGACGTGGTGGGCAAGGTGGTCGGCACGATGCAGGGCATCTCGACGAGCTCCAGCAAGATCGTCGACATCATCAGCGTGATCGACGGCATCGCCTTCCAGACCAACATTCTGGCGCTGAACGCCGCCGTGGAAGCTGCGCGCGCAGGCGAGCAGGGTCGTGGGTTCGCGGTGGTTGCAGGCGAAGTGCGCACGCTGGCCCAGCGCAGCGCCGCAGCCGCGAAGGAAATCAAGGAGCTGATCGAAGACTCGGCCCACAAGGTCGAGGACGGTTCGGCGCTCGTCGAGCAGGCCGGTCAGACGATGGAAGAGATCGTGCAGGCGGTCAAGCGCGTGACCGACATCATGGGCGAGATTTCGGCCGCGTCGGCCGAGCAGTCGGGCGGCATCGAGCAGGTCAATCGTGCCGTGACGCAGATGGACGAAGTCACGCAGCAGAACGCGGCACTCGTTGAAGAAGCCGCCGCGGCTGCCGGTTCGCTCGAAGAGCAGGCCAACCGCCTCAAGTCGGTCGTGTCGGTGTTCCGTCTGGACGCCAGTCAGGCCGCAGGTTCCCATGCTGGCCACGCCGCGCATGCGGCACCGGCACTGGCGGCAGCACCCGCACCGCGAGCCGTTGCTCGCCCGCCGGTGAGAAAGACCGCCGCGCCGGCCCCGGCAGCCGCCCCGAAAGCAGCAGCACCCAAGGCCGCCCCGGCAGCCGCACCGTTGCGCCGTCCGGCCCCGGCCACAGCGGCCCCGGCAGCGCGCACTGGCACGGATGACGCCAACGGCGATTGGGAAACATTCTGA